From the genome of Brassica oleracea var. oleracea cultivar TO1000 unplaced genomic scaffold, BOL UnpScaffold00946, whole genome shotgun sequence, one region includes:
- the LOC106320510 gene encoding probable protein phosphatase 2C 75, producing MTEIYRTVSTGRRDDVSPTKCRERRRRRIEMRRQAAIYSGFVPLRKHARTTTAAQAEMGGLPADVGCVFPSPTSSHKKQETLVWRGEETDDEPMYGVVSVMGRSRKMEDTVTVKPSLCKPEINQQKPVHFFAVYDGHGGSQVSTLCSTTMHTLVKEELEQPGCKLEGGGNDVVEEKWRGVMRRSFERMDELAMGTCMCRTTASLCHCDPREAAISGSTAVAAVLTNGNVVVANTGDSRAVLCRNGMAIPLSNDHKPDRPDERARIEAAGGRVLVVDGARVEGILATSRAIGDTYLKPMVAWEPEVTSMRREPGDECLILASDGLWDVLSSQLACDIARFCLREDAPSGLDLNETATEDDNEGQGSSGHNPSRSVLAATLLTRLALGRQSNDNISVIVIDLKNSPP from the exons ATGACCGAAATCTACAGAACAGTTTCAACCGGACGAAGAGACGACGTTTCGCCAACTAAATGCCGTGAGCGCCGTCGGCGGAGAATCGAGATGCGGAGGCAAGCGGCTATCTACTCAGGCTTTGTTCCACTGAGAAAACATGCACGGACGACGACGGCGGCGCAGGCGGAGATGGGCGGTCTTCCGGCGGATGTCGGATGTGTCTTTCCGTCTCCGACTTCCTCtcacaagaaacaagaaactCTAGTGTGGAGGGGAGAAGAGACCGACGATGAACCTATGTACGGAGTAGTTTCGGTGATGGGGAGATCACGTAAGATGGAAGATACGGTTACTGTTAAACCGAGTTTATGTAAACCGGAGATTAACCAGCAAAAACCGGTTCATTTCTTCGCTGTTTACGATGGTCATGGCGGTTCTCAG GTGTCAACATTGTGCAGCACGACGATGCACACGTTAGTAAAGGAAGAGCTGGAGCAACCAGGTTGCAAGCTCGAAGGGGGAGGAAACGACGTCGTGGAGGAGAAATGGCGAGGAGTGATGAGGAGGAGTTTCGAGAGGATGGATGAGCTGGCTATGGGGACGTGCATGTGTAGGACCACTGCGTCTCTTTGCCACTGCGACCCAAGGGAAGCTGCGATTTCGGGTTCTACTGCGGTTGCTGCGGTTTTGACGAATGGGAATGTTGTTGTAGCCAATACTGGTGACTCACGTGCGGTGTTGTGTCGGAATGGAATGGCTATTCCTCTAAGTAATGATCATAAG CCGGATAGACCAGACGAGCGTGCGAGAATTGAAGCAGCTGGTGGTCGAGTTTTAGTAGTGGATGGAGCTAGAGTTGAAGGAATCTTAGCCACGTCGAGGGCGATAg GGGATACGTATCTAAAACCAATGGTAGCATGGGAACCAGAAGTAACCTCCATGAGAAGGGAACCTGGTGATGAATGCTTAATATTAGCGAGCGATGGCCTCTGGGACGTGCTCTCAAGTCAGCTAGCTTGCGACATAGCTAGATTTTGTCTCCGTGAAGATGCTCCCTCGGGACTTGATTTGAACGAAACGGCTACGGAAGATGACAATGAAGGACAAGGATCATCAGGACATAATCCTTCAAGGAGTGTGTTAGCTGCAACGTTACTTACGCGGTTGGCTTTGGGTAGACAAAGCAATGACAATATAAGTGTGATTGTCATTGATCTAAAGAATAGCCCTCCATAG